From the Manihot esculenta cultivar AM560-2 chromosome 14, M.esculenta_v8, whole genome shotgun sequence genome, the window GTAAACATAATATACTTCTTCACATCTGTAAACAAAAGGCCTCCCTTTCTGAAAGTTGCATAGGTCATGAAGAATCAAACATACCGTACATGGTAGCACAGCAATATAAATGATGGAAACAAGAACATATGGAATCATCAAATGTATCAAGTCCCCGCTAGGAGGCAAAAAGCGAAAGATTATAAGAAGGCAGAACATATTAAATCCTATTAAAGATGGCTACAGATACCGTTTCAAGAGAACTTTTCCAGCCTCATTAATGTTCAATCTTGCAAGATGCTTCCTCTTATCTAATACATATGCTTTGTCAGTCTTCCTTTTCGGCATTTTCTGCAACTGGGTATCTAGTAACAGACATATTTTAGTATGAAAGAATGAAACAGTGGAGATGCAAATCATACAATAGTAAAGTTTCTTTACACAGAGTACAGAAACCATAGAGCATCTAATTGTAGACGTGCAGTTATTTTTCCGTTGTTCATGTACTTAAGTTACATAATATCTAGCATGAAAAAACACAATTATAATTTTCCTTTCAGTGAAGGGGTTCCATATCAGATGTTCATAAATTTCCTGCGACGGAGAAAATTACACGACACGAGAATTGAAAAGCGTTTAGATGTTAAATCACCTGTGCGCTTTAGCATATATTATACAGTTCTAAATTTCTACTTGCgttcaaaataaaattcaatcacAGGTTTCAGAACTTATTATATGCATTCCAAGACAAATTAGGTAGTTTTCGTTACTCCTCTAAAGTTGAGTTGAGCAGCAATCAAAAAGCACCTATTTCATTAAAGCGAGAGAGAGATTATTTCTAATGGTATATTCCTCTGAATAATAAAGTACACTGCGTTGAAATTGATATAAGTTGCTCATAATTTCTCAACATAAGCAGCGAAAGAACAGTAGAATATACAGTATATAGAATCGATTAAAATCCATGAATTTGCAAGCaggggaagagagagagaacCGGTAATAAGGACATGAGAGCCACAATGCTTGCAGTAATAGACAAAGAGATCGGAGTCTGGACCATCAGGAGCTGCGTCCTCGCTCGAGTATGTGTGCGTTGTTCTCTTCGGCATTTTCCTCTTTCTGCCTTCGAGTTATCTAACTCAGGATGCGTTATTCCAACTCGGAAGCCAAGAAGATAACGATTCTCTAAACCTCACCGTTATACCTCAAAAGGGAGGAAAAGGCTAAAACGATGACGTATATGCCAGCGGGATTTGATGATGCACACTGCACAGGCTTATGCTTCTGGAGTCTGGAGTATGGACTAGTTTTTGTTTGATCGACGCGTTTTTTGTTTGAGAAAGAAAGAGATCATTAAAGAAGGCTTGAAGCCCAAATATGACGGGTCCAGAGCCATTATAGGCTAGAAAACATATTAGGTACTGGCTCACAAATTCTCCTAACCTAAGACCCAAAACGCATTACGAGAACAAATGGGCCCAAGTCTCTAACAACCCTAGAAGCACCCGGTCTCAGATCTGAAAAAGTCTAAAGAATCACTGCCGCAGATCCCCTTCCAGCAATAAGACACAAACACTTGTGAAAGCCTAAAAATTTCACTGGCGAGCAAAACTGGATCCCATTAACAAACTCAGACCACCATTGGCCATGatggaagagaaaaaaaagcCTCATGTTCCTCTCCTCACATGCTACACCTTGTGAAAACCTCATGTTCCTAATTTGAGCGGTCTGGTTCACCGTCCGGTGTCTAGGTGCCACATGGAGACAATTAAAGGAGCAaatgcggaggaaaagaaaggtTAGGCACTGCAATAAAGAGCCTCGCGTGCCACACCATAAGGGAGGGAGGAAGACCTGTTTTTCTTCGCATCTTCAACTTTAATTTTCTCTATGCGAGACTTTTACGCCTGCATAAAACCTATTCAAAATGACATCGCTCTACACCTATTCACTGTCGTTTACGCATTGACATATACCAAATCCCTCAAAGATTTGGCCTACGCTAGCATATAATAAGATCGgcaactatttttttaatttttcaaaatatttcatcatttaattttcttctttAACTACCTCAATTCTTTAGTGGTAAATTAATAAAAgggaaattatttaaattaaaatagctgtgatataaaaataatttcatcaaattagaattatttttataataatgtaATTACTTTATTAGTCTCTATGGAAAACCTTTAAAAcaactatttcaaaaaaaacaaaaaaaactttaaaacaagTAGAAAAActacattttaatatataattgaaaaagaTCTCCTAAATCGGGATCGCAATAAAATTCTAGACTTCTAGCTACAGCTATCAAGTCGAGATTAGGTTTTTCATCAAGCCAAGTTTCAAGCTCAAACTTCAAAATATCACATTCCACCAAGTCCGAATTTGAGTTTATAGTTCAGAAACAGTTGCCCAAGTTGATCATATAATCTAAATCTAAACTAACTCCGAGTCTTCTTTTTTAGATTGTTTTTCAGTTTCAAATGGATGATCAGTCAGTAGTTTAGTCTATATGCCCCTGCCAAAATGCAAAAAGATattcaaaaacatgcataactcagaaAGTTGTCACCAGCCCACATATCCAATAAACAACACTTTAACCAGGTCCAATAACAACGAAGATATCAGATTTAGAGCAGCCAAAATGCGGATGTAAATGTAATCATGCGAAAaggtcaaaaataatatatcatttcTCCCAAATACAAGATCTTCACTTGTAGAAACCTCTCCTGCACCCGGTCCCAGTGAGAAGGATCCCCAAATTCTGCAACAACAATCACAAAAACACTTATTTAACATATTACAACATTAAGATGGACCGTGTAAATTTCATGAACAAATTGAGGGTTTTCATATTGCATTTAAGATCCAACTACAATCTAAATTGACAATAAGCAGaagaataaaaatgaaaagCTAAGGCTTTTACTTACATATCTTGTTGAAGGCCACAATATCACAGCTCTGGACATGTTCATTCACTGGCTCAACTGTTAGATATTCTTCAATGAGATTGTCCACAGACACCAAGTCATCCACAATGGTTAGCATAATCTGCAATTTCTTTATACCATATCCAACAGGTACAAGCTTGGCTGCAAAACAATTTTCATAATAGGACTGGGAATTACAATACATTTTTATCCATTTTACTGCAGGTAGATGAAATATCATCATTTGTAGGAAAGATGCATCCAGAAGGGAAATACAATTAATTTCATCACATGTGGTTATTTCTTCCTAAGGAGAAAGCTAAATATATGGAGAGAAGAATATTAGTGCAAGAAAACAGGCTTTCAAAAGAATTCCATGATTCCATCATGATTAATAATTGCCACTGAGGTAGCTAAAGAACTTACAGGCTCCCCAAAGCAGCCCTTCCATCTGAATGCTTCTAACTGCTTCCTCAAGCTTTTTCATGTCAGTCTCATCATCCCATGGTTTGACATCCAATAGCACAGATGACTTTCCGGCTGGGAAGAAAATCAGGCAAGTCATTTAGCAAGCAGTACCAACCAATTGTTTGGAGGGTCCAAAAGCAACAGAAAGAATTAAATTTCTTCAAGTCCAGAAGAATCACTTACTAAAGCctaacaataacaaagtgaaatGAAACTTAGTTTCCAGCATAATCAGGAGAACACGGAACACTTACACTCTTTCTTTTTTGCAGATGCTTTGACAGCAGCAGCCCGTTCTTCTGCAGCCTTCTTTTCCTCTTCAGTCTCTTCACCAAACagatccacatcatcatcatcatcatcctcagCAGCAGCCTAAAATCACGTTATATATTACTCATTAGGAACCAATAAAAGTATTCACAGTTAGAAAGAGCAAAATAATCAGCGGAAACATGAATACAATATTCTGATAGTCCTAATttgctgaaacaaaaataagaaGACAACTTTACAAGAAGAAATAATATGCTTCTCCAACAAATATTATGACCCAATTAAATATCAAGAAACCTAAAGTACAGGTTCACAGGCAAACAAGAGTTTATCAACAGTGTAAGGAAGCGGGAAAAGAAAAGCTTGCCTTCGAATCAGCAGCTGGAGGAGTTGCTATCGCCTCCTCCGTGATAGGAGCAAATCCCTCAACAGTAACTCCTGACCCTTCTGCAGATACACCACTGAAACAGAAGGTAAATCACATACCcatagataaaaagaaaaacaggTGTCCTACTCCTAGTAACAAGAAGCATGGGAACTTAGACTTACGAAATCCTTAGGAGGGCATCAATGTGGTTGTACCACCTGGACACATTCACATACTCTGATGATGGAGCCTTTGGCAGAGCTGCATACACTGTAACATcatcttttgaagcttggtaCCTTATAAGACAGAGAAACAAAAAAGtccaaaaataaataactaatgAACATTTTTTTAGCAAAAAACAATCCCTCCAAGACCATTTGATAAGGTGACATCCTAAAAGGCTCACAGCTAACTAATGACAAGAAAATATCAATGGTGAACTTACCCCGTAATATAACTGCGAGAAAGGAGGTAGTCATCAAGCTTCTTGAGGCCAGCCGGTGAGACAAGATCATGGAATGCGACTGCCATTACTAGCTAGTTGTGCGGCTTGTTTCTAAAAGAATGAACGATGACAACTACTGAACAAAAACTTCTAATATCTATAATTCCAGTTAAAGCAATAAATATTATGCATTCTAATTGTCCAAATTATTTTTGTTCTGTTCAGTTCAGCTGAATCATTAACACGAAAACATAAAACTATAACAAGAGAAAGAAATATGTCATTAAACTTAAGCGCCGAATGAGTAAAATATGTGAATAAATAGCATCTAATAGTTGAATTTGTgattgataataaaatttactcGCTAAGGTAACAAATCACTTCACTGGGTGTGATCAGTGAAGTTAAACAAGTTTACTCACTGACAATATAAAATCTTCCAAAAGGGAGTGAAATTCTCAGAAATAACAACAAATCAGAAAACGGATTTAAGGCATCAAAGTTGCAGTCTTCCAACTCAAAATCGATAGGATTAGCGACGAAGCAGAATAAAATAGAGATAGGAACGAGAATTCCTTGACCGAAAAACAAATGCACTAGTTGGAATATAAGTAGATGCGTGCGCTTACCGGCTATAGAGATGCGTAGTACTCACTGGGAAATGGCAGCCGCAAATGAAGTCTAGGGTTTGTTGAATAAGCTGAGCCGCGTGAATTTATAGGTGCGACAATTCACCCGGTTGTATCTTCGACTTCCGGAACTGTAATTCAATTGTTGTTGTAAATGATCACTTGAGAGCGGTAACTTTTTTTTCTTCGTTCACATTAAGGTTGTACATTTttctacaataaaaataaattattagagatttattatttaatttttaaatattaacattattaataaatatatttttatatttaaaattttattacaatatttttatattttttctctgAGTCCTTCCATCCCATCCtatctattaaaaatatattaaaagattaaattataccccttcgtttttattttttttctttgatttttttttgtgtaaaaaaattaaattttaaaaataaaattattgaaaaacaaaaaaataaattttaaaaattgaaaaaattaagttttaaaatgagATTAATGaggaatagaaaaaaaaataaaccataGAATCGTATTGGCCTATGCGATAATGACAAGTGTATATCTAGATatgtgattttaaattttaaaaattgaattatcgaaaaaagaagaaaaaaataataataataataaattgtgtttgtgaggaagaaaaaaaataaaaagagaactaTTGAGAATTGTGTTTTAAAAAGTGATGTTTTGAGATTCAGATGATATGATTTTTTTCTGTGTGTGTCGATCCCCTCTTTTTGGGTcctttttctccttttattattttcttcttgTATTGGCGCCTAATGGTTTTTCTGTCATGCAGGCTCGTATCGTCAGTCGCTATACTCATATCgcggtcatttaattttttccagTACGCATGCGAACATGGCTGCGAAATGATGAGACTTGCTTGTTCTACCTCAAGGGGGTGCGAGGCCCGACGTTTATTAAAAAGTTTCTCACATTTTCATATAGTTTTaacgaaaataaaaatataataactattttattaatataaaaaaataataatgtcattttaataaattttaaaaaatatagagatttatttattaataatgataatattaactaaatagtaaatttttcttaaattattattatctataaAGACCATTTAGCCGATACTCTTTTTCTTCTCCCTCTAAGTGTATAATATTGTTATTTTCACTTGATTTTTgaaagtattaattttatttactatctctaatatatgttttttttacgTTCAAAAAATAATTGTATTACAACTTTATTACAAGAGATAACGTAAATCCACCAATTGATATTGCTGCTAATTCAGTGGTAACAAATATTTCAGataaaatttagttattatatAAGCAACAATATTAATATGACGCGGAATCCATTAAAATGAAATATGTGGGATAAAAAGGCAAATAGGTACAATTGAAGCCCTAATTTTCCATGGCATTAAAGATGATAAACTGCAAATAGCAGCATATATAATAGTAGAATCTATTTCGCATTTTATATTCTGAGAGACCACGTCATAAGTCAAGCGAATCCCTAGTACAGCACATGCTTCCTCCGCCATAACTAATGAAATACCAAACTCGCATATGAATACCATACAATCATATCAATACTATCTTTAGCCGCTACAGTAATAGCAGTCGGTAATTCATACTTTCATGTCACATCACAATTTAGTTTGGTATATACCAGAGGAAGAGGATACCAAGTCATAAGTGATTAAGACTTATATAGATAAGGGGGAGAATCAGCAAAAACATCAATCTCTTGTAACAAGCCAAAATCAATGGAGATACGACATGACATATCGACTGGATCGGActgtataaattaaaaaaatactcttATTACTTACATTTCATATATGACATAAGATAAGCGTAACTAAGGTAAACAACCGAGGGCCCTTCGTGTCCAATTGAAACCTTATTAGTAATGTCTCTCACCATATAGCGAAACCAAGAAAATCCGCAGGGACCAATATATCAGAATGCACAAGCATGTGGGcatcaaaagaaaatatatcCTTAGGTTTCAGACGAAGACTGACAGATAGGGCACTTAGGGACCTGTAAGATAGACAAACCAAATTAAGATTGATAATACATTGTGAAAAAGTCACCAAAGGAACAAATGAGCTACCTATAATAAGACCATATACTGTATTGACCAGTACGAGCGTAGTACCAAATAAGATACTCAATCGCAGCATTAAGGGCTACTAGAATAGAAAGAATAGCCATAACCAACAAAGGGGTGAATAACTGTTGTACTACCTAATGATTCCAGTCCAAAATTATATAATCAATTAAATCTGCTACCTTCTCATGCCACTGGACGAACTGGAGGACTGGTTAGTGTGAAATTATCCAATTCGACTACCTATGGATTTGACCAAATGAAAGTACTCCAATCATCCTCAATATTCAAGTGGGTCTCTATTTGAAGAACTGGTATGCCAACTAATAAACCTTGCCAAATCTATGAATATTGGAGCTTTCGGCCGACCTGTTAGAAAGAATATCGTGAGAAATGTAATCTTTTCAAAATATTTGCCTATAAACGAAACGAATTATGAAGAAGCCTCCAACACTACTTAGCTAATCATCtaaggttttaattttttaaatctttgaaccCTAACTCGCcccaaaattttgattaatttaccTAATATATATTTCTAACTTCCTCATCTCCATcccataaaaaaattagaaagtaGGCTATTAAGTTTTGTTGAAAACTGTTTGGAATACGAAAAAATAACCATCGAGTAAGTGAAAATAGTAGATAAA encodes:
- the LOC110599736 gene encoding elongation factor 1-delta 1 — its product is MAVAFHDLVSPAGLKKLDDYLLSRSYITGYQASKDDVTVYAALPKAPSSEYVNVSRWYNHIDALLRISGVSAEGSGVTVEGFAPITEEAIATPPAADSKAAAEDDDDDDVDLFGEETEEEKKAAEERAAAVKASAKKKESGKSSVLLDVKPWDDETDMKKLEEAVRSIQMEGLLWGASKLVPVGYGIKKLQIMLTIVDDLVSVDNLIEEYLTVEPVNEHVQSCDIVAFNKI